The Scyliorhinus torazame isolate Kashiwa2021f chromosome 17, sScyTor2.1, whole genome shotgun sequence genome includes a window with the following:
- the ppp1r15b gene encoding uncharacterized protein ppp1r15b isoform X2, protein MNWDLLFPPSRSPGIAGSCSDGGPGERPALYQSLWTRLLSAFYRPAPPLPCPREEGRSRDLGRASGLLAPLLDKKRGEAAAPPLWAAAWAGATGEAPPKSLLGPALQPGLPQLLELPGWTSGRPGAALQQKLASVQCGLGSIRANLPLSATHTMEKAREPSYCFGEMGLIILDQDYGYSSLEEEHIGSQHLGHWGNRLPPQPVPSIDRVTQGVDPKDNTDTCVQNEEAVLLHLSVDPAMPEIEDGSTSLQDDEWSSNEDSSDESEDDAGEEDDYYSLPRPQCSNKTIAYILGSNPSSSDDSEEDEDSDSDDDGFDSDGSSELSDTDEELLNSLTGTSDPYNLMNFQACFKTQQNVDTRTAFESSCPQQSVLCTLVLDDDDSDRLDSGFSDEVQGELQKTLAQLASGKKCSKKTMTWSFGA, encoded by the exons atgaATTGGGATCTCCTGTTCCCTCCGAGTCGAAGCCCCGGGATCGCCGGTTCCTGCAGTGACGGCGGCCCCGGGGAGCGGCCCGCCCTCTACCAGAGCCTCTGGACGAGGCTGCTGTCCGCTTTCTACCGGCCGGCGCCGCCGCTCCCCTGCCCCCGCGAGGAGGGCCGCTCCCGGGACTTGGGCCGAGCCTCCGGCCTCCTGGCGCCGCTGCTGGATAAAAAGCGAGGCGAGGCGGCCGCACCGCCGCTCTGGGCCGCCGCCTGGGCGGGGGCCACCGGGGAGGCGCCCCCGAAGAGCCTGCTGGGCCCAGCCCTCCAGCCTGGCCTGCCTCAGCTCCTGGAGCTGCCTGGGTGGACCTCCGGCCGCCCGGGAGCCGCGTTGCAGCAGAAGCTGGCCTCGGTGCAGTGTGGCCTGGGCAGCATTCGGGCCAACCTGCCCCTCTCGGCCACCCACACAATGGAGAAGGCCAGAGAACCTTCCTATTGCTTTGGAGAGATGGGCCTCATCATCCTGGACCAGGACTATGGCTATTCCAGCCTGGAAGAGGAGCACATCGGCTCCCAACACCTTGGGCATTGGGGCAACAGGCTGCCTCCTCAACCTGTGCCCAGCATAGACCGCGTCACCCAAGGTGTTGACCCCAAGGACAACACGGATACCTGCGTACAAAATGAAGAAGCAGTTTTGCTGCATCTTTCTGTTGACCCAGCCATGCCCGAGATTGAAGATGGGAGTACATCCTTGCAAGACGATGAGTGGAGTAGCAATGAGGATAGCAGTGATGAATCTGAGGATGATGCGGGGGAAGAAGATGACTACTATTCCTTGCCCAGACCTCAGTGCTCCAATAAAACAATAGCTTATATTTTAGGAAGCAACCCCAGCAGTAGTGATGATAGCGAAGAGGATGAGGATAGCGACTCGGATGATGATGGATTTGACAGCGATGGCAGTTCTGAGCTCTCGGACACTGATGAGGAACTGTTGAATTCTTTAACGGGGACCTCTGATCCCTACAACCTTATGAATTTCCAAGCCTGCTTTAAGACACAGCAAAATGTGGACACCAGAACAGCATTCGAGTCCAGTTGCCCCCAGCAATCTGTGTTGTGCACCCTTGTACTAGACGATGATGATTCAGACAGACTGGATAGTGGATTTTCTGATGAAGTTCAAGGAGAACTGCAGAAAACGCTTGCCCAGTTGGCTTCTGGAAAAAAGTGCTCCAAAAAG ACAATGACGTGGTCCTTTGGTGCCTAA